One window from the genome of Spirosoma rhododendri encodes:
- a CDS encoding sigma-54 interaction domain-containing protein: protein MNNQEIQSVKQRFGIIGSAPALNYAINVAMQVAATDLTVLITGESGSGKESFSKIIHSLSARKHGQFIAINCGAIPEGTIDSELFGHEKGSFTGAVDSRKGYFETTNGGTIFLDEIGEMPLGTQARLLRVLENGEFIRVGSSKTQKTDVRVVAATNVNLIDAVEKGKFREDLYYRLNTVPIFVPPLRERGADIELLFRKFTTDFAERYRIKPLQLTDDAKQTLVAFPFPGNIRQLKNIAEQVSILESEQNKPIDSMTLSKYLPQPQQAQQPNRGLTLFPPGATGNGADNFSERELLYKVLFDMRRDVNELKKLVRDVLGNDQVDGRQVLNNHKDLFDSIPTDADAYAPAEPSSGRYLPSASTPVPRNTVSPPSETYGSHPPVQIYDETDGDINDLTEVEDVTHETADDDSLSLERQEKEMIQKALRRNNNKRKYAAQALGISERTLYRKIKQYEIDEE, encoded by the coding sequence ATGAACAATCAGGAAATACAGTCCGTCAAGCAACGGTTCGGGATCATAGGCAGTGCACCCGCCCTAAACTACGCCATCAACGTAGCCATGCAGGTAGCCGCCACTGACCTGACCGTGCTGATAACGGGGGAAAGTGGCAGCGGTAAAGAATCGTTTTCCAAGATTATCCATAGCCTGAGTGCCCGAAAGCACGGTCAGTTTATTGCGATCAACTGCGGAGCTATTCCCGAAGGCACAATCGATTCGGAGCTGTTTGGCCACGAAAAAGGCTCGTTTACGGGTGCTGTCGATTCGCGCAAAGGCTATTTCGAAACAACTAACGGCGGCACCATCTTCCTCGATGAAATCGGCGAGATGCCCCTCGGTACCCAGGCCCGGCTGCTCCGCGTGCTCGAAAACGGTGAGTTTATCCGGGTAGGTTCGTCGAAAACGCAGAAAACCGACGTGCGCGTCGTGGCAGCGACCAATGTCAACCTGATCGACGCTGTCGAGAAAGGCAAATTCCGGGAAGACCTGTATTACCGGCTCAACACCGTACCGATTTTTGTGCCGCCCCTGCGCGAACGCGGTGCCGACATCGAACTGCTGTTCCGCAAATTCACGACCGATTTTGCCGAACGCTACCGCATCAAGCCGCTGCAACTGACCGACGATGCCAAGCAGACGCTGGTGGCGTTTCCATTTCCGGGCAACATCCGACAGCTGAAAAATATTGCCGAGCAGGTGTCGATTCTGGAATCGGAGCAGAACAAGCCCATCGATTCGATGACCCTGTCGAAGTACCTGCCCCAACCCCAGCAGGCGCAGCAGCCCAATCGCGGATTGACTCTGTTTCCGCCGGGTGCCACGGGTAACGGTGCCGATAATTTTTCCGAGCGCGAATTACTCTACAAGGTGTTGTTCGACATGCGCCGGGACGTCAACGAACTCAAAAAGCTAGTGCGCGATGTGCTGGGCAACGATCAGGTCGACGGTCGTCAGGTATTGAACAACCACAAGGATCTGTTCGATTCGATTCCGACCGATGCCGACGCGTATGCCCCTGCCGAGCCATCGTCGGGCCGCTACCTGCCCTCCGCCAGTACGCCTGTACCCCGCAATACAGTCTCGCCCCCATCGGAAACGTACGGCTCGCATCCGCCGGTGCAGATTTACGATGAAACCGACGGCGACATCAACGACCTTACGGAAGTCGAAGATGTGACCCACGAAACCGCCGATGACGATTCGCTGTCGCTCGAACGACAGGAAAAAGAGATGATTCAGAAGGCGTTGCGTCGAAACAATAACAAGCGCAAGTATGCCGCGCAGGCGCTGGGCATCTCCGAACGTACACTTTACCGTAAAATCAAGCAGTATGAAATTGATGAAGAATAA
- the lptE gene encoding LPS assembly lipoprotein LptE has translation MLLFCSLVTSSCGVYSFTGTTLSPTIKTVTVNNFVLATAGGPANLPLTFNERLKEYYQRYTNLKVVPANGDLLLEGNITGYELIPVAPTAQDQAGVNRLQITILVRFYNNKDETKNFEQPFSFYRDFPQSQTLSQNESRLVPQILDQIVLDIFNKTAADW, from the coding sequence TTGCTTCTCTTCTGTTCGCTGGTAACCAGCAGTTGCGGGGTATATTCGTTTACGGGCACTACCCTGTCGCCAACGATTAAAACGGTTACTGTCAACAACTTCGTGCTGGCAACGGCCGGTGGACCGGCAAACCTGCCGCTGACGTTCAACGAACGACTGAAGGAATATTACCAGCGATATACCAACCTGAAAGTCGTACCGGCCAACGGCGATCTGCTACTGGAGGGCAACATTACGGGTTACGAACTGATTCCGGTGGCCCCCACTGCCCAGGATCAGGCGGGCGTCAACCGGCTGCAAATCACGATTCTGGTGCGTTTTTACAACAACAAAGACGAAACCAAGAACTTCGAACAGCCTTTTTCGTTCTACCGGGATTTTCCCCAGAGCCAGACGCTGAGCCAGAACGAAAGCCGCCTTGTCCCGCAGATTCTGGATCAGATCGTACTCGACATCTTCAATAAAACAGCCGCCGACTGGTAG
- the secG gene encoding preprotein translocase subunit SecG — protein sequence MLTATIVIICILTVLLILIVLIQNSKGGGLAGEFGGLGSNQLMGVKKTTDLLEQITWGLGIGVMVLSLASYIMVDRNQTGVINSINVDRAQQQTLPTTAPAPVPATGAASPAASGAAPSQAVPGAATPGASTSALTPQK from the coding sequence ATGTTAACGGCAACGATTGTCATTATTTGTATTCTTACCGTACTGCTCATTCTGATTGTGCTGATCCAGAACTCCAAAGGGGGCGGACTGGCCGGAGAATTCGGCGGATTGGGCTCTAATCAGCTGATGGGCGTCAAGAAAACGACCGATCTGCTGGAGCAAATCACCTGGGGGCTGGGTATAGGCGTAATGGTCCTGTCGTTGGCATCATACATCATGGTCGACCGGAATCAGACAGGTGTTATTAATAGCATCAACGTCGACCGGGCTCAGCAGCAGACGCTGCCGACAACGGCTCCTGCACCGGTTCCAGCCACTGGAGCGGCTAGTCCGGCTGCGTCGGGTGCTGCGCCAAGTCAGGCGGTTCCGGGTGCTGCTACGCCGGGCGCGTCGACCTCGGCCCTGACACCGCAGAAATAA